Sequence from the Kribbella aluminosa genome:
CATGCGTCGTCAGTACGCCGTCCGTACCTTCCAGCCGGGCCAGCGGACGGACCGAGGAGATCCGGACGCCGGACCAGGACTCGATCCGAATCGGCCGCCAGATGCCCGCGGTGGCGACGTCCGGTCCCCAGTCCCAGCCGAAGTTCGAGGCCATCTTGCGGAGCTCGTTGTACGGGTGCAGGTTGGTGTGCGGCCAGCTCCCGGCCTTCGCCCGCTCCGCCTCGGCCGCGGTCACCGGGCCCTCGAACGTGACCACCAGCTCGTTGTCCCCGGCAACCAGTACGCCGGTGACGTCGAACCGGTACGACCGATGCTGGTTCGCCGTGCTGCCCAGCTCCTGGCCGTTCAGCGTGACGGTCGCGACCGTGTCCAGCCCCTCGGCCACCAGTTCCTGCCGGTCGTTGCCATCGGCAACCCAGTCGAATCTACTCGTGTAGCTCCAACGAGTACGGCCGATCCAGTGCAGCTTCGACTCGTTGTCGCCGTCGAACGGATCCGGGATCTCGCCGGCCGCGAGCAGATCCGTGTGCACCTCACCGGGCACGGTGGCGGCCAGCGCGCGGCCGATCAGGCCGTCGGGGGCCGGACCCTCGACGGCTTGCACGGTCCAGGCAGCACCGCCGTCGGTGGTCAGATCGAGGGTCTTGAGTGATGTCACAGTGAGGCTCCGTGCCGTGGGCGGAATGGATGAACCGGTTTAGTAGAACTGCACCGCTCCCGCCAAGAAGGGGGAGCGGTGAACGTCAGTCGAGGACGTAGTGGCGCCACAGATCGGCGAGCGCCTGATGTCCGGCCGGCGACGGGTGTACGCCGTCGCCCGCGAGTGCAGCGGGTCCGACCGAGACCGCCTGCTTGGTCAGCTCGACGTCGGTCGGCACCAGGATCGCGCCGTACTCGACGGCCAGCTTCCGGACCGCCTCGAGCTTCGGGTCCAGGTCCTCGCGCCACGCGTCCTGCCCGTCCTTCACCGGCAGCAGGAACGGCTCCATCAGCACCACCGGACAGGACAGTGGGTCGAGCAGTGCGCGGTACGACGCCTCGAAGGACTCGGGCGTCGTCGGGTCGTTCTTGTCGTACCGCCGCCAGGTGTCGTTGATCCCGATCAGGATCGACACCAGCGCCGGGTCGTGGGCCAGCACATCGGTGGCCCACCGGGCGGCCAGCTCGACCGCCCGGTTGCCACTGATGCCGGCGTTGACGATCGGCGGCCGGTTGTCGCCGAGATCGTCGTACAGCCTGCGCACATAGCCGTCGCCGAGCCCGTCCGGGTCGGTGCGGCGGCCGCAGTCGGTCACCGAGTCCCCGGCGAACACGACGGTCCGCCGGGGGTCCAGAACGATGCTCACAGAGTGGCCGCCGTCACATCCCAGTCGTCCGGCAGGATCGGCGCGACCTCGACGGTGCTCTGGACGTCGACGAACGCGCCGGTGTCGATCGAGTCGGTGACCGAGGCCATCACGTCGACGATGTGGAACGCCAGCGCCCCGGTCGCCCGGTGCGGCCGGTCGGCCCGGATGGCGCGCGCCATCTCGAGTACGCCGGTACCGCGTTGCGCGACGGCCTTCGTCTCCGCGATCGTCTCCCAGTCCTCGGCGCCGCGACGACGGATCTTGATCGCACCGTCGAACCCGTTCGGGTCCGGTACGGCGAGCGTCGCGTCGGAGCCGGTGATCTCGACGAACCCACCCCGCGACAGCGGCGAGTCGAAGCTGAAGATGCTCTGCGACGACTGCCCCGACTCGAACTTCGCGATCGCGCTGACATGCGTCGGCACGGTCACGTCGAAGTCGGTCCCTGCCAGCGGACCGGAGCCGATCGTGCGCTTCTCCTTCGACTTCGACCCGATCCCCGCGACCGCGGCGACCGGACCGAACAGCTGCACCAGCGTGGTCAGGTAGTACGGGCCGATGTCCCAGAGCGGGCCAGCACCCTCCTGGAACAGGAACGCCGGGTTCGGGTGCCAGGACTCCGGGCCGGGGGACTGCATCAGCGTGAGCGCGGTCAGCGGCGTACCGATCTCACCGCGCTCGATGATCCGCCGGGACTCCTGCAGCCCCGGGCCGAGGATGGTGTCCGGCGCGCAACCGAGCCGGACACCCGCGTCCTTCGCCGTGGCCAGCAGCTTGAGGCCGCTGTCCTGGTCGAGGGAAAACGGCTTCTCGCTCCAGACATGCTTGCCCGAGGCAACGGCTGCGAGCGCCACCTCGACGTGCGCGACCGGGATGGTCAGGTTGACCACGATCTCGACGTCCGGGTTGTTCAGCACCACCTCGGGGCCCCCGTGGGCCTCGATGCCGTACTCCTTGGCCTTCGCCTCGGCCGCATCCGGCCGGAGGTCGCCGATCGCGACCACCTTCAGGTCCGGGAAGCTCTGCATGCTCTTGATGTAGGCGTCGGAGATCACTCCGGCGCCGATCACACCTACGCCAACCGAACTCATTCAGGCGCACCCTCTCCGGTGAGGAAGGCGTAGGAGCCCTCGACCGCGTCGAGGATCTCGCCGGTGAAGTCGTCGAGCTCGACGACCCGCAGGGCCTGCGGCGCGGCGGCCAGGATGTCCCGGACCGCGATGGTGCCGTCGCCGACCGCCACCTGCGCCTTGTTGTTCAGCGTCCCGTCGCCGTCCTTGACGTGGATCGCGGTGACCCGCTCGCCGAACTTCTTCAGCAGCGCCGGTACGTCGGCACCGCCGACCGCGGCCCAGTACGTGTCGACCTCGAGGATCACGTTGTCGGCCAGGTTGTCGGCCAGGATCTCCAGGCCGTGCGCGCCGCCGATCTTCGACTCGAGCTCGAACTGGTGGTTGTGGTAGCCGACCGTGATGCCGTGGTCGGCGGCCTCGGCGGCGGCCTTGTTCAGCCCGTCGGCGATCTCCTTGATGCCGTCCGCCGACTGCCAGCGGGCCGGGTCGGTGTGCGGGTCGATCACCGTGGTGATGCCGAGCCGCTCGGCCGCGGCGTAGATCGGGGCGCTGTCCTCGCGGAGCAGGCCGGCGTGGGTGGTCGGGGCCGAGAGACCGTGCTTGGGCAGCGCCTCGGCGAGACGATCGGCGAAGGCCGTCACGCCGAAGGGCTCGACCTTCGTGTAGCCGATCTCCGCGATCCGGGCCAGGGTGCCGTCGAAGTCTTCCTCGAGCTTGCCCCGCACCGTGTAGAGCTGGAGGGACAGGTGGTCCTTTGCGACCATGGTTTCTCCTTGTCGGCGGCGCGCTGCCCGCTGCCCTGGGGGTTTGCGCCGTCTGATAAGCCGAACCGGTTAAGTAACGAAGGAAACCGTATCCCACCGCGCCCGTTCCACACCACCCTCCGCCCAACGACTGGGCGGTCACCTGAGAGTTCCCCCAGAACCAGGGGTTTGATCAAAGAATCACCTTCTGTGGTCGCTTGATGACAGAGGGTTCGATCGGCGCGACACTGGAGATCCGGACCGGTGTGTCCGGGCGCCCGGTGAGGAGGGTGTCGTGTCTCGTGTGACCATCAAGGAGATCGCCCGGCGGTGCGGGGTCTCGCAAGGGGCGGTGTCGTACGCCCTCAACAACCGGCCCGGCGTCTCCGCGGCCACCCGGGCCCGGGTACTGCGGGTCGCCGCCGAACTCGAGTGGGTACCGAACACGGCCGCCCGGCAACTGTCCGCGGCGCGCAGCGAGACGTTCGGGCTGGTGCTCGCGCGGACCCCGCAGACGCTGGCCGAGGAGCCGTACTTCATGGGCTTCGTCGGCGGCGTCGAGTCGGTCCTCGCGGAGCACTCGTACGCGCTGGCCCTGCAGGTGGTGGCCGATCTCGGCGCGGAGCTCGCGACGTACCGGAAATGGGTCGCCGAACGGCGTGTCGACGGCGTGATCGTGGTCGACCTCCGCGTCGGCGACCCGCGGATCCCGGTACTGCGGAAGCTCGGTCTGCCGGCCGTCCTGGTCGGCGACCCGGCGCTGGCGGACGGCATGCCGTGCGTGTGGACGGACAGTACGGCGGCGATGACCGCGGCGCTCGATCACGTCGCGTCCCTCGGCCACAAGGTGATCGCGCGGATCGCCGGACCGCCCGAGTTCGGTGACGTCTGGATCCGCGACCAGGCCTTCGACGCCGCCGTACGCCGGCTCGGGCTGACCGCGGTCACCCGGCACACCGACTACTCCGCGGCCGCCGGCGCCGCCGCCACCCGTGAGGTCTTGGCCGGGCATCCGACCGCGATCGTCTACGACAACGACCTGATGGCGGTCGCCGGACTGGCCGTCGTCCAGGCGCTCGAGCTACGCATCCCGGACGACCTCACGCTGGTCGCCTGGGACGACTCGACGCTCTGCCGGATCACCCACCCGACGCTGACCGCGCTCAGCCACAACGTCGTCGGGTACGGCGCCGAGGTCACCCGCCGCCTGTTCGACGTACTGGCCGGGGCTCAGCCGCAGGCGCACCTGTACTCGACGCCGCTGCTCATCATCCGGGAGAGCTCGGCACGCAGGCCGTGACGGTGACCGGTACGCCGTTGACCGCGGCCGTGCCGGACGTCGGATCGATCAGGGCGCTGTCGGTGATGTCGTTGATGCTCTGGCCGGCGACCTGGTTCGCGACGGTCAGCCGGGAGCCGTCCCGGTTGTGGCCGAAGCCGTGCGGCAGGCTGACCACGCCGCGCATGATGTCGTTGCTGGCGGCAACTTCCACGGAGATCGAGCCGGCCGCGGAGGTGATCGTGACGAGCTGGCCGTCGGCGAGGTCGCGGTCGGCCAGGTCGTGCGGGTGCATCAGCAGCTGGTGCCGCGGCCGGCCCTTCACCAGCCGCGCGGAGTTGTGCATCCAGGAGTTGTTGTTCCGCAGGTGCCGGCGCCCGATCAGCAACAGCTCGTCGGCGGACAGCGGTTGCAGGGCGTCCAGCCGGGGCAGGTCGTCGAGGATCATCCGCTGTGCCAGGTCGATCCGCTTCGACGTCTTGTGCAACGCCCCGGGCAGTGCGGGCTGCAGCGGCCCGAGGTCGATCCCGCCCGGCGAGCGTCGCAGTTTCCCGACCGACAACCGGTACGGCCCGATCCGCAGCCCGGCGTCGACGATCCAGCGCGGCGGCACCCGCAGCCGTGCCGTCGCCTCGGCGCGACGCCGGCTCCAGGGAGTACGCCGTACCAGCGCCAGGCCGAGGTCGCGGAAGATCTCCCAGTCGTGCCGCGCCGTCGCGGGCTTCGGGAGGACGGCGTCGTTCCACCGGGCCGTGTTCCGGACCGCCAACTGGTGGAAAACGATGTCGTAGTGGTCGCGTTCCAGCGGTGGCGCCGGCGGCAGGATCACGTCGGCGTGCCGGGTCGTCTCGTTGATGTACGGATCCACCGCGACCATGAAGTCCAGCGACCCGAGCGCCTCGTCCAGCCGGCGCCCGTCCGGCGTCGACAGCACCGGGTTGCCGGCGACCGTCACCAGCGCCCGGATCTGCCCGTCGCCGGGAGTCAGGATCTCCTCGGCCATCGTCGACACCGGCAACTCGCCGCCGAACTCGGGAAGCCCGCGCACCCGGCTCTTCCACACCCCGACATGTCCGCGGCCCAGGCCGAGCAGCGTGTTCACCGCCGGTCGCGGGAACATCGTGCCGCCGGGCCGGTCGAGGTTCCCGGTGATGATGTTGAGCACCTGGATCGCCCACTGGCAGATCGCCCCGAACTGCTGTGTCGACACCCCTACCCGCCCGTAACAGGCCGCCCGCTCGGCCGTCGCGAACTCGGTCGCCACCCGCTGGATCACCGCGGCCGGGATCCCGGTGATCGCGGCCGCGCGTTCCGGCGTCCACTTCTCCACCTCGGCCTCGACCGTCGCCAGACCGTCGACGTACTCCGCGGGATGCGCGAAACCCTGCGAGATCACCTCGTGGATCAATGCCAGCAGGAATGCCGCATCCGTCCCCGGACGGACGAAATGATGCTCGTCGGAAACCGCCGCGGTCTCGGTCCGGCGTGGATCGACGACCAGCACCTTTCCGCCGCGTTTCCGCAACTCCTTCAAACGTTTTCCGAAACCCGGCGCGGTCATCATGCTGCCGTTCGACGCGAGCGGATTCGCGCCGAGCATCAGCAGGTACGACGTACGGTCGATGTCCGGTACCGGAACCATCAGCTGGTGCCCGTACAGCAGGTACGACGACAGCATCTGCGGCAGCTGGTCGATCGACGTCGCGCTGAACCGGTTCCGGGTCCGCAGCTGCCGGACCATCGTCGGCATGTGCGTGAGCGCGCCGAGGCTGTGCACGTTCGGGTTACCCAGGTAGACGCCGACGGAGTTCCGCCCGTGCTCCCGCTGGATCCCGGTCAGCCGGTCGGCGATCAGCTCGTACGCCGCGTCCCACCCGATCGGCTGCCAGCCGTCGGACGTCCGGCGTACCGGCGTCGTCAACCGGTCCGGGTCGTCCTGGAGATCGCGGAGCGCGACCGCCTTCGGACAGATGTGACCGCGGGACAGCGGATCCGACTCGTCGCCGCGGATGTCGGTCACCCGGCCGTCCTCGACCGTCACCAGCACACCGCAGATCGCTTCACACAGGTTGCAGGACGTCCGCCGTACGGTCATCCACTCAAACTACCCCCGGGTAGCCGGAGCCGCTACGAGTCGAAGCGTGCCTCGTCGAGCCGGCCGAGGATCGCGTCCACGGTCTCGCCGACCGACAGGTCCGAGTTGTCCAGCCACAACCCGCGCCGCGGACTGAAGGCATGCAGCTCGTAGTCGAGCTCGTCGACCAGATGACGCGCACCGCCGATCCGGCCGGAGATCACCTCCGGCCGCGGCGTCAGTACGACGAGATAGCGCGGCCTGGTCCGGATCCCGTCCAGGAACTCGCGCAGCAACTCACCGATCACCACGTCCTGCAGGACCACGGTGAACCCGGCGCGCGCGTACTCGTCGGCGGAAAGGCAGGCGAGCCGGTAGCGCAGCTGCAACTGCCGCTGGGCCGCGATCACGTCGTCGGCCATCGAGGCCTGCCCACTCACGATCATCCGCCGGAAAACGTCCCCCCGAAGATGCACGCCGTACTGGAACCTCTCGGCGAGCATCTGGGACACCGACGACTTCCCCGCCGCCATGATTCCGCTGACGACGATCACCCCCTCGGACTCCATGCGGCGATCGTGCCACGTGCCGCTGTGGTTTTGGTCCGGCGTCGGCGATTCTTGTCGAAAACCCAGGTTTGTAAGGGCTTAGGCCAGCAGTGACTCGACGTGGTGTCTCGTCAACTGTCGGACACGGGCCGGGGTGGTGCGGTCCGGCTGGATCGCCGCGTGCAGGGCGAGTCCGTCGAGCAGGGCGTGCAACCGTTCGGCCTCACGGCGCACGTCGAGGCCGTCCTTGAGCAGGCCGGCGTCGGCCAGTGCGCGGATCAGCGACGCGCACAGTTCGCGGAGCTCGTTGTGCACGGTGTCGATGTGGGCATGCAGCGTGCCGGCGCCGGTCTCGGCCTGGGCCTGTGCCATGAACGCCAGCCAGATGTCGAACTCCGCGCGGCGCTCCTCGTCCAGCGGCAGCACCTCGTCGAGGTAGCGCAGCACGATGGCCGGCACGCTGCCCTTGGGCGCGATCGCGCTGATCCGCTCGGTGACCCGTCGCGACACCAGGTCCATCGCGAAGCTGAGCAGGCCGTCCTGATCGGGGAAGTAGTAGCGCACCGCGCCCGCGGACCAGCCGGCCTCGGCGGCGATCGTGCGCACCGACGCGGCCCGGATCCCGTCCCGGCGGACCACCCGCCAGAGCGCCTCGGCGATCTCCTCGCGGCGGGTGGCGTGGTCGACGATCTTCGGCATGGAATCCTTTTTAGCACAGTTGTGTTAGTCTCGTTTACAACACAGTCGTACTGAAACAATCTCCGGAGGGGGAGACCGTGCTGCTCGCTGTGATCGCGGCGTGTGAGATCGGCTTCTGGGTGTTGCTGGCCGCGGGCCTGGTGACGCGGTACCTGCTGCGGCTGCGCAGGACCGGGATGGTGCTGCTCGCCGCCGTACCGCTGGTCGACGTCGTGCTGCTGGTGGCGAGCGTCGTGGATATCCAGCGCGGCGCGGCGCCGTCGTTCAAGCACTCGCTGGCCGCGATCTTCGTCGGCGTCAGCGTCGGCTTCGGCCATCAGACGCTGAAGTGGGCGGACAAGTGGGCCGCGCACTTCATGGCCGGTGCGCCACGCCCGGCGAAGCTGCCGAAGAAGGGACCGGAGCGCGCCCGGCACGAACGCGCCGGCTGGCTCCGGCACCTGATCTCGTACGGCGTCGGCGTCGGCCTCATGCTCGTCCTCGGCCTGCTCTCCGGACGCGGGTACGACGCGCTGCTCGCGCCCGCGGGACCGTGGACGCTGGTGCTGGTGATCGACGCGATCGTCTCGTTCAGCTACTCGTTCTCCCGGTCCGAGGAGAAACAGTCGGTGTGACCTCCAAGGTCCGTGCGGTTACTCGTCGTACATTTCCAGCATGACAACGGGTGGGCGGGTCTGGGCTGCGGTGACCGTGGCGGTAGTGGCGTGCGGGATCGTCATCCAGTTGTTCGTGACGGCGAACGGCCCCGGTGACGGCTTCTTCACGGACAACCCGGAGCGGGTCTTCAACGTGTTCGCGTACTTCACCATCCAGTCGAACCTGCTGCTCGGCGGTACGGCGCTGATGCTGGTGATGCAGCCGGATCGCCCGGAGTCGACTCTCCTCAAGACGCTGCGGCTGAACGGCGTGCTGTGCATCGCGGTGACCGGGATCGTCTACCACACGGTGCTGGCCGGTCTGGGCCACCTGCACGGGTGGGCGGAGGTGGCGAACTTCCTGCTGCACACGACGGCCCCGGTGGTCGGCGTACTGGGCTGGCTGCTGTTCGGCCCGCGCGGCACGATCGACTGGCGGATCGTCGGGTGGTCGGTCGTGTACCCGCTGCTCTGGCTGGTGTTCACGCTGATCCGCGGTGCGTTCGTCGGGTTCTACCCGTACCCGTTCGTGAACGTCGACGAGCACGGGTACGGACGGGTGCTGCTGAACTGTCTGCTGGTGGCGGTACTGTTCCTGGCTCTGGCGGCCGGGGCGAACACGCTCGACCGCCGCTTGCGCCGGAAGAGAACCGTCGAAAGGTAGACCCGTGCTGGTGACCTCGCGCTCGTACGCCGAGTACGAAGCGATGTTCGACCTGAAGGAACTCCCCGAATCCGTGCTCGACTGCTGCGCGGGCGGCGCCGGCTTCACCGCCGAGGCCGCGGCCCGCGGGGTGGACGCGATCGCGGCCGATCCGGCGTACGAGCTGGAGCATCCCGAGCTCGTCGACAGCGTCCGGAAGAGCCTGCCGGCCACCTCGGGGATCGTGGACGAGCACCACGGGAGTTTCGTCTGGCACTGGTACGGATCACCGGAGCGGAAGGATCAGTACCGGATCGAGGCCGCCGACCGGTTCCTGCAGGACGTCGCGGCGGCACCGGAGCGGTACGTCGCCGCGGGGCTGCCCGAGCTGCCGTTCGGCGACCGCCGGTTCGAGCTGGTGCTGTGCTCGCACCTGCTGTTCACCTGGGCCGACAAGTACGACCGGGACTGGCACACGGACGCGTTGCGGGAGCTGATCCGGGTCAGCAACGCCGAGGTGCGGATCTTCCCGCTGGTGCGGCAGGGTGACGGCGAGCCGATCGCCTGGTTGCCGGAGCTGCTGGCGTCGCTCGAGGGTGTGACCTGCGAGATCCGCAAGGTCCCCTACGAGTTCCAGGCCGGCGCGAACGAGATGCTGGTCATCGCCCGCAACTGAAGTGTGCGGAGGGCCGGATGGACAGGGGAGGACGGTCTACCGCTGTCCATCCGGCCTGGTGTCAGCGGAGGAACCTGCCGCAGACCGGCCACGGGGAGGCGCCGCGCTGCGAGTACAGCTTCTTCGCCCGCATCAGCTGCTCGCCGGCCGACGCGTTCGTCGGGTTGCCGGAGCCGCCGACGCTGCGCCAGGTCTGCAGGTCGAACTGGAACAGACCGTAGTAGCCACCACCGTTCACAGCGCGCGGGTTGCCGCTGGACTCACAGTTCGCGACCTGGGCCCAGGCGCCGCTGAGGTTCGCCTTGCCGCCGCCGCCGCCGCCGTTGCTCGCCTGCGGGCGGTCCGCGGAGCGGCTGGTCCGGTTGCTGTCGGACTTCCGCGTCTGGGACTTCGTTGCGCCGTTGTCCGACTTGTAGCTCTCGGACTTCGGGCTGACCTGCGGGGCCTGGTCCTTGCTGGCCGAGCTCTTGACGCCGTCGAGGGTCAGCGTCTGCCCGATCAGGATCAGGTTCGGGTCCTTCAGGTGGTTGAGCTGGGCCAGCTGGTGCCAGTCGGCACCGTTCGCCTGCGCGATCTGCGACAGGGTGTCACCGGACTTGACCGTGTAGTCGGCCGCGAAGGCCGAGGCCGTTCCGACGGCGGTGATGCCGGCTCCCAGACCGGCGATGGAGATGGTTCGGGCCACCCGGCGACTGCTTCGCCGGGCGCGCGCATGTCGAGCCTTGGACATCTGAAATTGCTCCTTGTGAGCTTGGGCATGGTGGAGCACACCAGGCCCCCCGTACAGGGGTGGGGGCACTCGGACCCGTTTCACTGCAGGTAACAGGACAGCGTCCGAATGGTCACGCCCCGGTAACGGCGCGACCTGAGCCATCCTCGGTGAGGTTCTCCGGAAACGCAAGTCCAGATCGGAATCTGCCCCGAATTTTTTCCTCGTCCTGAGGTTCGGAAACCCCAACAACAGAACGGTTTCCGGCTCTGGCAGAGCGATTTCCGAGGCCCTGAGACCGACCGGTTTATCCGTGTTCGAAATAGCGTTCCGGGACCAGTTCCACGGTCAGATTCCGGACCGTTTCACGCTCAGCATCCGGCCAGGACTCCCACACCTCACGGGCCCACCTGAGCAGGGTCGACTCAACCTCGTCGACGCCCCCGGCGGTGAGTACGTCGGACGCCGTCAGGTCGCCGACCTGTGGCGGCGGAACGAGCCGCGGCCAGTCGTCGTACGAGTTCGCCATGATGCCGTGCGCGGTCCGGACGGCGAGGTTCCCGGAGCCGCGTTCGAGGAACATGTAGAGGCCGTTCAGTGCGAACAGCGGGCCGATCCGCGGGGCGTCCGGGTGTACGTGCTGAGCGCCGTACGCGTCGATCCGGAGTTGGTGCAGGTAGCCGAGCCGGGCGGCGTTCCCGACCTCGAAGCCGAGCAGCTCGCCGGACACCTCCGCGCACTCCGTGGTCGCGTTGTACTTCGTCGTACCGGGCCACTCGGTTCGGGGCAGTACGGCGCGGCAGCCTGGACAAACTGTTGACGACTGCGTGTCATCCGGGGAGTTCACTCGTTGATCGAAGCACGGGTACCGCCGCCCGGCACGCGGGTTTTCGGCGCTGGGGGCGGCTGAGGCGACGGATGTAATGGGGGCATGAGCGGTGATCCGAGTGGCTCTCGGCCATCGTGGCACGTTGGTGCGAGGTGCACTGGCCGCGGTGCTGGCAAGGGAGAACGACCTGGACGTGGTGGCTGACGTGGACCGCTCCGAGGACGTGCTCCAGGTGGCGGGCCGGCGTCCGGACGTGTTCCTGCTCGACCCGCAACTGCCCGGCCGGATCCGGATCGAGGAGCTCTGCCGCAAACTCGCCGGCCGTGGCGTGCTGGTGCTGATCGACCACGAGGCGATCCCCGCGACAAGCCTCGCGCTGGTCAAGCAGGCGCCGCGGATCGGGCTGATCGCGACGGATGCCACCACCGACCAGCTGGTCCAGGCGGTCCGCGACGTGGCGAAGGGGCTGCCGGTGGTCGACGTACGGCTGGCTGTGGCCGCTCTGAAGGCCGGGGACAACCCGCTGACGGACCGTGAGTGCGAGGTGCTGCGTCAGGTCACCACCGGAGCGACCGCCCAGGAGGTGGCCCGCACACTCAGCCTCAGCGCCGGCACGGTCCGCAACTACCTGTCCCGGATCCTCACGAAGACAGGTTCGCGAAGCCGCATCGAGGCGATCCGGAAGGCTTACGAGGCCGGCTGGATCTGAGTGCTCGGACTCCAGTTGCCGTGCAGGTCGCGGTACATCCGGGACGTGCGCATCAGCGTCGCGTGGGTACCGAGCGCGGCCTGGTTGCCGTCCAGGACCAGGATGCGGCGGGCGCGCAGCGCGGAGCTGATCCGGTGCGCGATCACGATCAGCGTGCCGGGGCGCTTCGCGAACGCCTCCTCGGCCCGCCGTTCCGCCTCGGGGTCCAGGAAGCAGGTCGCCTCGTCGAGTACGACGAGCGGCGCCGGTGAGAGGTACGCGCGGACCAGCGCGAGCAGCTGCTTCTCGCCGGCGGACAGCTCGCCCGGCTTCACCTCGCCCCGCAGCCCGCCGATCCGCTCGACGAGCTGGTCGGCGCCGACGGTCTTCGCGGCCAGCTCCAGCTGATGCTCTGTTGCGTCTGGCAACAAATAGGCGAGGTTGTCGTGCACTGTGCCGCTGAACACGTACGCCTCCTGCGGAATCAGCACCCGGGCCTGCGCGAGCCGGTCGGTGGTCACCTCGGTCGGCACCGCGCCGCCGAGCAGCACCTGGCCGCCGGTCGGCGCGAGCATCCCGCAGACCAGCCCGGCGAGCGTCGACTTCCCGATACCGCTCGGCCCGACGACGGCCAGGTGCTCGCCCTCGGCGATCGTCAGCTCGAGCTTGTCGAGCACCGGCTCCGCCTTCGGCCCGTACGCGAACGTCAGCCCGCGCAGCCGAACCTGGTATCCGGTGAGGCCGTCGACCGGCCGCGCGCGTTCCGTCGGGGTCGAGGTGTCGAGGATCCGGCCGAGCGTGATCACGTACCGCAGACCGCTGTCGCCTAGCGCGTTCAGCACCGTGTTCAACGCCGGCTGCAGTCCGATCAGTACGTAGGTCAGCCCGCCGAGCAGCGTGCCCGTACTCACACCATGCCCGACCAGCCACGGCCCGGTCGCGAGCAGGATCAGCAACGGCAGCCAGCCTCCGACCGCGAAGCACAAAGTACGCAACGCCGACACCTTCGCCAGCGCCCGCTCGGCCGCCGCGTGTGCCTGGATCGGCTGCTCTGCAAGCCATTCGGCGTACTCCTCGGTCCCGGTCGCGGTGATGTCCCGCACCCCGGCGAACACCATCCCCGCCGACGCCGCCAGCGCCTCGTCCGCGGCCAGCGACGCCCGCACCCGATCCGCCGCCATCCCGAGCACCGCCAACGACAACGCGAACCCGAGCAGGAACGGCGGTACGACGAACGCCGCGACGACCGGCGCCAGCGACAACAACCCCGTGAGTACGCCGAACAACGTCACCGCGAAGCTCCGCAGTACAAGGACCAGTCCCGCGAAGGTGTCACGGACGATCTCGACCTGTCGGTTCAGCCGCACCACGGCCCCGTCGTCACCGGTCCGCAGCGCGCCGCCGACAACTCGCCGTACCAGATCGTCGCGCAACGGCTCGACCAGATCCCCGAGCCGCCCGTACACCTGCCGCGCGCCGGCCGCACCGAGCCCGGCCGTCACCACCAGGCCGCCCAGCCACGCGATCCCCTGCCAGGCATGCCCGCCGAGAAAGCTGTCCGTCGCCCGCGCAACCGCGATCCCGTACACCGCCGTCGGCAGAATCTCCGGAACCGACCACCCGATCAACCCGAGCGTGGCCTTCTTCCGCAGGGCACCTGCGCCGTACGACAGCTCCCGCTTCATCCGAACACAGCTCGGTACGACGTGTTGTGCCAGAGGTCGGCGTGCGGGGCCAGGGCGAGGACGCGGCCGTGGTCCAGCCAGAGGAC
This genomic interval carries:
- a CDS encoding SGNH/GDSL hydrolase family protein, producing MSIVLDPRRTVVFAGDSVTDCGRRTDPDGLGDGYVRRLYDDLGDNRPPIVNAGISGNRAVELAARWATDVLAHDPALVSILIGINDTWRRYDKNDPTTPESFEASYRALLDPLSCPVVLMEPFLLPVKDGQDAWREDLDPKLEAVRKLAVEYGAILVPTDVELTKQAVSVGPAALAGDGVHPSPAGHQALADLWRHYVLD
- a CDS encoding Gfo/Idh/MocA family protein encodes the protein MSSVGVGVIGAGVISDAYIKSMQSFPDLKVVAIGDLRPDAAEAKAKEYGIEAHGGPEVVLNNPDVEIVVNLTIPVAHVEVALAAVASGKHVWSEKPFSLDQDSGLKLLATAKDAGVRLGCAPDTILGPGLQESRRIIERGEIGTPLTALTLMQSPGPESWHPNPAFLFQEGAGPLWDIGPYYLTTLVQLFGPVAAVAGIGSKSKEKRTIGSGPLAGTDFDVTVPTHVSAIAKFESGQSSQSIFSFDSPLSRGGFVEITGSDATLAVPDPNGFDGAIKIRRRGAEDWETIAETKAVAQRGTGVLEMARAIRADRPHRATGALAFHIVDVMASVTDSIDTGAFVDVQSTVEVAPILPDDWDVTAATL
- a CDS encoding sugar phosphate isomerase/epimerase family protein; protein product: MVAKDHLSLQLYTVRGKLEEDFDGTLARIAEIGYTKVEPFGVTAFADRLAEALPKHGLSAPTTHAGLLREDSAPIYAAAERLGITTVIDPHTDPARWQSADGIKEIADGLNKAAAEAADHGITVGYHNHQFELESKIGGAHGLEILADNLADNVILEVDTYWAAVGGADVPALLKKFGERVTAIHVKDGDGTLNNKAQVAVGDGTIAVRDILAAAPQALRVVELDDFTGEILDAVEGSYAFLTGEGAPE
- a CDS encoding LacI family DNA-binding transcriptional regulator: MSRVTIKEIARRCGVSQGAVSYALNNRPGVSAATRARVLRVAAELEWVPNTAARQLSAARSETFGLVLARTPQTLAEEPYFMGFVGGVESVLAEHSYALALQVVADLGAELATYRKWVAERRVDGVIVVDLRVGDPRIPVLRKLGLPAVLVGDPALADGMPCVWTDSTAAMTAALDHVASLGHKVIARIAGPPEFGDVWIRDQAFDAAVRRLGLTAVTRHTDYSAAAGAAATREVLAGHPTAIVYDNDLMAVAGLAVVQALELRIPDDLTLVAWDDSTLCRITHPTLTALSHNVVGYGAEVTRRLFDVLAGAQPQAHLYSTPLLIIRESSARRP
- a CDS encoding molybdopterin-dependent oxidoreductase translates to MTVRRTSCNLCEAICGVLVTVEDGRVTDIRGDESDPLSRGHICPKAVALRDLQDDPDRLTTPVRRTSDGWQPIGWDAAYELIADRLTGIQREHGRNSVGVYLGNPNVHSLGALTHMPTMVRQLRTRNRFSATSIDQLPQMLSSYLLYGHQLMVPVPDIDRTSYLLMLGANPLASNGSMMTAPGFGKRLKELRKRGGKVLVVDPRRTETAAVSDEHHFVRPGTDAAFLLALIHEVISQGFAHPAEYVDGLATVEAEVEKWTPERAAAITGIPAAVIQRVATEFATAERAACYGRVGVSTQQFGAICQWAIQVLNIITGNLDRPGGTMFPRPAVNTLLGLGRGHVGVWKSRVRGLPEFGGELPVSTMAEEILTPGDGQIRALVTVAGNPVLSTPDGRRLDEALGSLDFMVAVDPYINETTRHADVILPPAPPLERDHYDIVFHQLAVRNTARWNDAVLPKPATARHDWEIFRDLGLALVRRTPWSRRRAEATARLRVPPRWIVDAGLRIGPYRLSVGKLRRSPGGIDLGPLQPALPGALHKTSKRIDLAQRMILDDLPRLDALQPLSADELLLIGRRHLRNNNSWMHNSARLVKGRPRHQLLMHPHDLADRDLADGQLVTITSAAGSISVEVAASNDIMRGVVSLPHGFGHNRDGSRLTVANQVAGQSINDITDSALIDPTSGTAAVNGVPVTVTACVPSSPG
- a CDS encoding AAA family ATPase translates to MESEGVIVVSGIMAAGKSSVSQMLAERFQYGVHLRGDVFRRMIVSGQASMADDVIAAQRQLQLRYRLACLSADEYARAGFTVVLQDVVIGELLREFLDGIRTRPRYLVVLTPRPEVISGRIGGARHLVDELDYELHAFSPRRGLWLDNSDLSVGETVDAILGRLDEARFDS